One genomic segment of Allocatelliglobosispora scoriae includes these proteins:
- a CDS encoding LacI family DNA-binding transcriptional regulator — protein sequence MATSNIKEVAQRAGVSIGTVSNVLNHPAMVAATTRQRVLAAIAELGYVRNDSARQLRAGRSKTIAVVALDLANPFFTDVLRGAETAGEDRGVNIMIFNSGEDAARERRHLDVLEEQRVLGVLITPVDNSVDARLDQLIERGIPVVLVDRGSGRHNRCSVAVDDVLGGQLAGAHLVEQGHRRIAFIGGPFSLPQVTDRHTGLVSALVGGEELQVVPTSNLTVAAGRRAGKEIADLPVETRPTAVFCANDLLALGVLQEMTMRGVQVPHDVAIVGYDDIDFAAAAAVPLSSVRQPREQLGRAATQLLLEEANEPQLHEHRHVVFRPELIVRESSAPTTRKRARATPVPRKG from the coding sequence ATGGCCACCAGCAATATCAAGGAGGTCGCCCAGCGGGCCGGCGTCTCCATCGGGACGGTGAGCAACGTGCTCAACCATCCCGCCATGGTGGCCGCCACGACCCGGCAGCGAGTGCTGGCGGCGATCGCGGAGCTGGGCTACGTGCGCAACGACTCCGCGCGGCAGCTGCGCGCCGGCCGCAGCAAGACCATCGCCGTGGTGGCGCTGGACCTGGCCAACCCCTTCTTCACCGACGTGCTGCGCGGCGCCGAGACGGCGGGCGAGGACCGCGGGGTCAACATCATGATCTTCAACAGCGGTGAGGACGCCGCCCGCGAACGCCGCCACCTCGACGTGCTCGAGGAGCAGCGGGTGCTGGGCGTGCTCATCACCCCCGTCGACAACTCCGTCGACGCGCGGCTGGACCAGCTCATCGAGCGCGGCATCCCGGTGGTGCTGGTCGACCGGGGCTCCGGTCGCCACAACCGCTGCTCGGTGGCGGTCGACGACGTGCTCGGCGGCCAGCTCGCCGGTGCGCACCTGGTCGAGCAGGGGCACCGGCGGATCGCCTTCATCGGCGGTCCGTTCTCGCTGCCCCAGGTCACCGACCGGCACACCGGGCTGGTCTCGGCGCTCGTCGGCGGGGAGGAGCTCCAGGTCGTACCCACCTCGAATTTGACCGTCGCGGCCGGGCGCCGCGCGGGCAAGGAGATCGCCGACCTGCCCGTGGAGACCCGGCCCACCGCGGTCTTCTGCGCCAACGACCTGCTCGCGCTCGGCGTGCTGCAGGAGATGACGATGCGCGGGGTGCAGGTGCCGCACGACGTGGCCATCGTGGGCTACGACGACATCGACTTCGCCGCCGCCGCGGCCGTGCCGCTCTCCTCGGTGCGCCAGCCGCGCGAGCAGCTCGGCCGCGCCGCCACCCAACTGCTGCTGGAGGAGGCGAACGAACCGCAGCTGCACGAGCACCGGCACGTGGTCTTCCGCCCGGAGCTGATCGTCCGCGAGTCGAGCGCCCCGACCACCCGCAAGCGGGCGCGGGCCACACCCGTTCCACGGAAGGGCTGA
- a CDS encoding (Fe-S)-binding protein, which produces MRVALFVTCLADTLFPQVGQAMVALLERLGHQVDFPAAQTCCGQMHINTGYQRQALPLVEHFTETFEGYDAVVAPSGSCVGSVRHQHAAIARRHGRADLADRSHALAAKTFELSEFLVDVLGTTDVGAYFPHRVTYHPTCHSLRMLRVDDKPLRLLRAVRGMTLVELPDADQCCGFGGTFALKNADTSTAMLADKMRHVLATKAETVTAGDSSCLMHIGGGLSRLQTGVRTLHLAEILASVETLHAPAGAS; this is translated from the coding sequence GTGCGCGTCGCCCTGTTCGTCACGTGCCTGGCCGACACGCTCTTCCCCCAGGTCGGGCAGGCCATGGTCGCTCTGCTGGAACGCCTGGGCCATCAGGTCGACTTCCCCGCCGCGCAGACCTGCTGCGGCCAGATGCACATCAACACCGGCTACCAGCGCCAGGCGCTGCCGCTGGTCGAGCACTTCACCGAGACCTTCGAGGGGTACGACGCCGTCGTCGCCCCGTCCGGCTCGTGCGTGGGCTCGGTGCGCCACCAGCACGCCGCCATCGCCCGGCGGCACGGCCGCGCCGACCTGGCCGACCGCTCCCACGCGCTGGCCGCGAAGACCTTCGAGCTGTCGGAGTTCCTCGTGGACGTGCTCGGGACCACCGACGTCGGGGCCTACTTCCCGCACCGGGTCACCTATCATCCGACCTGCCACTCGCTGCGCATGCTGCGGGTGGACGACAAACCGCTGCGGCTGCTGCGCGCGGTCCGCGGGATGACCCTGGTCGAGCTGCCCGACGCCGACCAGTGCTGCGGCTTCGGCGGCACCTTCGCGCTGAAGAACGCCGACACCTCCACCGCCATGCTCGCCGACAAGATGCGCCACGTGCTCGCCACGAAGGCCGAGACGGTCACCGCGGGCGACTCGTCCTGCCTGATGCACATCGGCGGCGGGCTGTCCCGGCTGCAGACCGGCGTACGCACCCTGCACCTCGCCGAGATCCTCGCGTCCGTCGAGACGCTGCACGCACCCGCAGGAGCGTCATGA
- a CDS encoding LutB/LldF family L-lactate oxidation iron-sulfur protein yields the protein MSQVFLGMPAHSSPGVGALRGDQTFPQAARTALADPQLRRNLGHATGTIRAKRLAVVSELDDWEQLRLAGQAIKAATMARLDDHLARLEQEVTARGGTVHWARDAVEANRIITELVQATGADEVVKVKSMVTQEIGLNEALEQAGIAAWETDLAELIVQLGHDTPSHILVPAIHRNRSEIREIFLREMPGVDPDLTDEPRRLAMAARSHLRRKFLSAKVAVSGANFAVAETGTLVVVESEGNGRMCLTLPDTLITVMGIEKLVPTWTDLEVFLQLLPRSSTGERMNPYTSMWTGVSPGDGPQDFHLVLLDNGRTAVLADEVGREALHCIRCSACLNVCPVYERAGGHAYGSVYPGPIGAVLTPQLTGVEQNASLPYASTLCGACFDACPVRIDIPSILVHLRARHVEEYAAEHRLPSAESLAMGAAAWVMSSARRFGFVTRTARLGRVLGRRRGRIRSLPPPASAWTATRDVPLPPTETFREWWLRTRGES from the coding sequence ATGAGCCAGGTCTTCCTCGGCATGCCCGCCCACTCCTCCCCCGGTGTCGGCGCGCTGCGCGGCGATCAGACCTTCCCGCAGGCGGCCCGCACGGCGCTCGCCGACCCGCAGCTGCGCCGCAACCTCGGGCACGCCACCGGCACCATCCGGGCCAAACGGCTCGCCGTCGTCTCCGAACTCGACGACTGGGAGCAGCTGCGGCTCGCCGGGCAGGCGATCAAGGCCGCCACCATGGCTCGGCTCGACGACCACCTGGCCCGGCTGGAGCAGGAGGTCACCGCGCGCGGCGGCACCGTGCACTGGGCCCGCGACGCCGTCGAGGCCAACCGCATCATCACCGAACTCGTGCAGGCGACCGGGGCCGACGAGGTGGTCAAGGTCAAGTCGATGGTGACCCAGGAGATCGGGCTCAACGAAGCGCTGGAGCAGGCCGGCATCGCCGCCTGGGAGACCGACCTCGCCGAGCTGATCGTCCAACTCGGACACGACACCCCCTCGCACATCCTGGTGCCGGCGATCCACCGCAACCGCTCGGAGATCCGCGAGATCTTCCTGCGCGAGATGCCCGGCGTCGATCCCGACCTCACCGACGAACCACGCCGCCTCGCCATGGCCGCCCGCAGCCACCTGCGCCGCAAGTTCCTGTCGGCGAAGGTCGCGGTCTCCGGCGCCAACTTCGCCGTCGCGGAGACCGGCACCCTGGTCGTCGTCGAGTCCGAGGGCAACGGCCGGATGTGCCTGACCCTGCCCGACACCCTGATCACCGTCATGGGCATCGAGAAGCTGGTGCCGACCTGGACCGACCTGGAGGTCTTCCTCCAGCTGCTGCCGCGCTCCTCCACCGGCGAGCGGATGAACCCCTACACCTCCATGTGGACCGGGGTCAGCCCCGGTGACGGCCCGCAGGACTTCCACCTGGTGCTCCTGGACAACGGGCGCACGGCGGTGCTCGCCGACGAGGTGGGCCGCGAGGCACTGCACTGCATCCGGTGCAGCGCGTGTTTGAACGTGTGCCCGGTCTACGAACGCGCGGGCGGGCACGCCTACGGCTCGGTCTACCCCGGGCCGATCGGCGCGGTCCTCACCCCGCAGCTCACCGGGGTCGAGCAGAACGCGTCGCTGCCCTACGCGTCGACACTCTGCGGGGCCTGCTTCGACGCGTGCCCCGTCCGGATCGACATCCCGTCCATCCTGGTCCATCTGCGGGCGCGGCATGTCGAGGAGTACGCCGCCGAGCACCGGCTGCCGTCGGCGGAATCGCTGGCCATGGGGGCGGCGGCCTGGGTGATGTCCTCCGCTCGCCGGTTCGGTTTCGTCACTCGCACGGCGCGGCTCGGGCGGGTGCTGGGGCGCCGACGAGGCCGGATCCGGTCGCTGCCGCCACCCGCGTCGGCCTGGACCGCCACCCGTGACGTTCCGCTGCCGCCGACGGAGACCTTCCGCGAGTGGTGGCTGCGCACCCGAGGAGAATCGTGA
- a CDS encoding LutC/YkgG family protein: protein MSTPPSARDEILARIRTSLGDRTSTVEIPRDYHRTGGSPVGSPELLELLTDRLVDYKATVHRATPADFAAVLASVLESAGRVVVPAGLPDGWAPPAAVVDDGSLSWAELDAVDTVLTSCTAAAAETGTIVLDGSPDQGRRAVTLIPDRHICVVRADQVVRGVPELLGRLDPRRPLTFISGPSATSDIELQRVEGVHGPRKLIVVLVSD, encoded by the coding sequence GTGAGCACTCCACCGTCTGCCCGCGACGAGATCCTGGCGCGCATCCGGACATCGCTGGGAGATCGAACCTCGACTGTGGAGATCCCACGGGACTACCACCGGACAGGCGGTTCCCCGGTTGGGTCGCCCGAGCTGCTGGAGCTGCTGACCGACCGGCTCGTCGACTACAAGGCCACGGTGCATCGCGCCACTCCTGCTGACTTCGCCGCCGTGCTCGCCTCCGTACTCGAGAGCGCCGGGCGGGTGGTGGTGCCGGCGGGGCTGCCTGACGGGTGGGCGCCGCCGGCTGCCGTCGTTGACGACGGGTCGCTGAGCTGGGCCGAGCTGGACGCGGTCGACACCGTGCTGACCTCGTGCACCGCCGCGGCCGCCGAGACCGGGACGATCGTGCTCGACGGGTCGCCCGATCAGGGGCGGCGGGCCGTCACGCTCATCCCGGATCGGCACATCTGCGTGGTGCGGGCCGACCAGGTGGTGCGCGGGGTGCCGGAACTGCTGGGGCGGCTCGACCCGCGTCGGCCGCTGACCTTCATCAGCGGGCCCTCGGCGACCAGCGACATCGAACTGCAGCGGGTCGAGGGGGTTCACGGTCCGCGAAAGCTCATCGTGGTCCTGGTCAGCGACTGA
- a CDS encoding FtsX-like permease family protein yields MIGLGLRLVLASGREAAVRLLVIAVAVGVGTGLLLAVLACINATHAQNARFGWLNTAVAPPAAYATADPMWWSLSRDYFDGQTIGRVDVAAIGPHAPVPPGIPRLPGPGEYYASPALSALLHTTPAAQLADRFAGHEIGTMGAAALPSPDSLLVIVGRTPAEASRLPFAKQVTRIMTADPGNCAECYVGTPAAGMELVLGVVAVALLFPVLIFIGTATRLAATRREQRFAAMRLVGATPGQIAVLSAVESGLAAVVGTGLGFALFLTFRDPLAEIPFTGVRFFTDDLNLNVIDALAVVVGIPLGTVLAARLALRRVQISPLGVTRQITRRPPRPRRLILLVVGVAELVLILLAGHPRTTTGQLTAYLSGIFLIMVGLVVAGPWLTLLGSRMLAGRASRAATLIAGRRLADNPAVAFRAVSGLMLALFVTSVTTGVISTFVAYRASSPDNAVAHTSMQLVIWPRDLAPGQAAPQAAQVPAGLASIPGVRSVNVVYLAPDYGKRPVGPPKVPRMPALTACAGLPPEFGSCPPGAQVAAVQPNLVAPGSKFLSAAEPAAWDAAPFSVDDLRKLPLVSVVVGTDGSTAALEQSRTLLEIAFPGTARPPATETDVQSDTTGSLDRYQQLANVVILASLPIAGCSLAVSVISGLTDRRRPFSLLRLAGMRLAELRRVVLLECAVPLLTVAMLAIGMGFLTAELFLRTQFRYTLVSPGPTYLLLVAAGLAGSLGIIASTMPLLRRITGPETVRNE; encoded by the coding sequence ATGATCGGGCTCGGCCTGCGGCTGGTCCTCGCCAGCGGGCGGGAGGCTGCGGTTCGGCTGCTTGTCATCGCAGTCGCCGTCGGCGTCGGCACCGGCCTGCTGCTCGCCGTCCTGGCCTGCATCAACGCGACGCACGCGCAGAACGCCCGCTTCGGCTGGCTGAACACGGCCGTCGCACCGCCCGCCGCCTACGCCACAGCCGATCCGATGTGGTGGTCGCTCAGCCGGGACTATTTCGACGGCCAGACCATCGGCCGGGTCGATGTCGCCGCGATCGGTCCGCACGCCCCGGTGCCACCCGGCATTCCGCGGCTTCCCGGTCCGGGGGAGTATTACGCCTCACCAGCGCTGAGTGCCCTGCTGCATACGACCCCGGCTGCCCAGCTTGCTGACCGTTTCGCCGGCCACGAGATCGGCACGATGGGCGCCGCCGCTCTGCCCTCACCGGACTCGCTACTCGTCATCGTCGGCCGTACTCCCGCCGAGGCTTCCCGCCTGCCCTTCGCCAAGCAGGTCACACGCATCATGACAGCCGACCCGGGCAACTGCGCGGAGTGTTACGTCGGTACCCCGGCAGCCGGCATGGAGTTGGTCCTCGGCGTGGTGGCGGTCGCGCTGCTCTTCCCCGTCCTGATATTCATCGGCACCGCGACCCGGCTCGCCGCCACCCGTCGCGAGCAGCGCTTCGCGGCGATGCGCCTGGTCGGCGCCACTCCCGGACAGATCGCGGTACTGTCGGCGGTCGAGTCCGGACTGGCGGCAGTCGTCGGCACCGGGCTGGGCTTCGCGCTGTTCCTCACCTTCCGAGACCCGCTGGCTGAGATCCCGTTCACCGGAGTCCGGTTCTTCACCGACGACCTGAACCTGAACGTCATCGACGCGCTCGCAGTCGTCGTCGGCATCCCGCTCGGCACGGTGCTCGCCGCCAGGTTGGCCCTGCGCCGGGTGCAGATCTCCCCGCTCGGTGTGACCCGACAGATCACCCGGCGACCGCCTCGGCCCAGGCGGCTGATCCTGTTGGTGGTCGGCGTCGCGGAACTCGTCCTCATCCTCCTCGCCGGGCACCCGCGCACCACGACCGGCCAGCTCACGGCGTACCTGTCCGGTATTTTCCTGATCATGGTGGGACTGGTGGTCGCCGGTCCGTGGCTGACCCTGCTCGGCTCCCGAATGCTGGCCGGGCGGGCCAGCCGGGCGGCGACGCTGATCGCCGGGCGACGCCTCGCGGACAACCCGGCGGTCGCCTTCCGGGCGGTGAGCGGCCTGATGCTCGCGTTATTCGTGACGAGCGTCACCACCGGCGTTATCTCCACGTTCGTCGCCTACCGGGCCTCGTCGCCTGACAACGCGGTGGCCCACACCTCTATGCAGCTGGTCATCTGGCCGCGCGACCTCGCTCCTGGCCAAGCCGCACCGCAGGCCGCCCAGGTTCCGGCCGGGCTCGCCTCGATCCCCGGCGTGCGCAGCGTGAACGTCGTCTACCTCGCTCCGGACTACGGTAAACGGCCCGTGGGCCCCCCGAAGGTGCCCCGGATGCCAGCCCTGACCGCATGTGCCGGGCTGCCTCCGGAGTTCGGCAGCTGCCCGCCCGGGGCACAGGTGGCCGCGGTCCAGCCCAACCTGGTCGCCCCGGGCAGCAAATTCCTGTCCGCCGCCGAGCCCGCGGCCTGGGACGCCGCACCGTTCTCCGTGGATGACCTCCGGAAGCTTCCCCTGGTGTCCGTAGTGGTCGGCACGGACGGCTCGACGGCGGCGCTCGAGCAATCCCGGACCCTGCTGGAGATCGCGTTCCCAGGGACCGCCCGCCCGCCGGCGACCGAAACAGACGTCCAGAGCGACACCACCGGGTCGCTGGACCGGTACCAGCAGCTGGCCAACGTCGTGATCCTGGCCAGCCTGCCGATCGCCGGGTGCAGCCTGGCGGTCAGCGTGATCAGCGGCCTCACCGACCGCAGGCGCCCGTTCAGCTTGCTGCGGCTGGCTGGGATGCGCCTCGCCGAACTGCGCCGCGTGGTGCTGCTGGAGTGCGCAGTACCGCTGCTGACGGTCGCGATGCTCGCGATCGGCATGGGGTTCCTGACAGCCGAGCTGTTCCTGCGTACCCAATTCCGCTACACACTGGTGTCACCGGGCCCGACCTACCTCCTCCTCGTCGCAGCGGGGCTGGCCGGGTCGCTGGGCATCATCGCATCGACCATGCCGCTGCTGCGGCGAATCACCGGCCCGGAAACGGTCCGCAACGAGTGA
- a CDS encoding ATP-binding cassette domain-containing protein, translated as MTTALEARDVVSSFGETPALRGASMTLAPGEIVAVMGPSGSGKSTLLHCLAGILVPQPGQIRFGNRRVSRPSVLFADEPTGSLDPLTGEQVMDLMVDSARAEGATVVVVTHEARVGAYAERTIIVRDGEVTSLATGSVLS; from the coding sequence GTGACCACGGCTCTCGAGGCCCGGGACGTCGTGTCGTCCTTCGGCGAGACACCCGCCCTGCGAGGCGCCAGCATGACGCTTGCCCCTGGCGAGATCGTCGCTGTGATGGGTCCCAGCGGCTCCGGCAAGTCGACTCTGCTGCATTGCCTGGCCGGTATCCTCGTGCCGCAGCCGGGTCAGATCCGCTTCGGTAACCGCCGGGTCAGCCGTCCGAGCGTGTTGTTCGCCGATGAGCCGACCGGTTCGCTCGATCCGCTCACCGGGGAGCAGGTGATGGACCTGATGGTCGACTCGGCCCGCGCGGAAGGCGCGACCGTCGTCGTGGTCACCCACGAGGCCCGAGTCGGGGCGTACGCCGAACGGACCATCATCGTCCGCGACGGTGAGGTCACCTCGCTCGCGACCGGCTCGGTGCTGTCATGA
- a CDS encoding PadR family transcriptional regulator, with protein MSVPLTLLGLLEREPSHGYDLKRDYDAFFGRGRPLPFGQVYATLGRLARDGKVVMDEVSPGDATERKRYVITEAGATEVDAWLTEPVEAEPHLQTILFAKVVLALMLDRPAEQYLDAQRGKHLDRMRELTELKRTGGLVDGLLADHGLFHLEADLRWIDTTSARLDALAKAVRP; from the coding sequence GTGAGTGTTCCCTTGACTCTTCTCGGCCTGCTTGAGCGCGAGCCCAGCCACGGCTATGACCTCAAACGCGATTACGACGCATTCTTCGGACGCGGTCGGCCGCTCCCATTCGGACAGGTCTACGCCACCCTCGGTCGGCTTGCCCGGGACGGGAAGGTGGTGATGGACGAGGTGTCGCCCGGCGACGCGACGGAGCGCAAGCGGTATGTCATCACCGAAGCCGGCGCCACCGAGGTCGACGCTTGGCTCACCGAGCCGGTGGAGGCCGAGCCGCATCTGCAGACGATCCTGTTCGCCAAGGTCGTCCTCGCGCTGATGCTGGACCGGCCCGCTGAGCAGTATCTGGATGCCCAGCGGGGCAAGCACCTGGACCGGATGCGCGAGCTGACTGAGCTGAAGCGCACCGGCGGACTCGTCGACGGACTGCTCGCCGATCACGGCCTGTTCCATCTGGAGGCCGACCTGCGCTGGATCGACACCACCTCCGCGCGCCTCGACGCTCTGGCCAAGGCGGTGCGACCGTGA